Part of the Mycolicibacterium mengxianglii genome is shown below.
GTCGACCAACAGGCCCAGGTCGAGGACGTCTTGGTCAAGTTCCCCAACGCGCTGAAGATCATCGGCCGCGCCGGCGGCGTGTACGGCGATTTCTTCAACTTCTACATCTGCGATCTGTCCCTCAAGCTCAACGGACTACAGCCGGGCGGGCCAGTTCGTACCGTCAAGGTGTTCACTCAGCCGACGGGTCGGTGCACACCGCAATGAGGACACTCGAGGGATCCAACCGGGTCCAGATGGGCGTACTGGGCATCCTGATCCTGGTCATGGTGATCGGCGTGGGACAGAGTTTCTCCAGCGTGCCGATGCTCTTCGCGCAGCCGACCTACTTCGGCCAGTTCGCCGACTCCGGCGGCCTCACCACCGGCGACAAAGTGCGCATCGCCGGTACCGACGTCGGTACCGTGCAGAGCCTGGCCATCGAGGGCGACCACGTGAAGCTCGGATTTTCGTTGAACGGCAACCAGATCGGCACCGATTCCCGGCTGGCGATCCGCACCGAAACGATCCTCGGCAAGAAGGTGCTCGAGATCGAGCCGCGCGGAAGTGAGACGTTGCGGGCATCAGGGGTGCTGCCCATCGGACAGAGCACCACGCCGTATCAGATCTACGACGCATTCTTCGACGTCACCAAAGCCGCTGCGGGATGGGACATCCAGACGGTGAAGCAGTCGCTGAACGTGCTCAGCGAAACCGTCGACCAGACATACCCGCACCTGAGTGCTGCTCTCGATGGCGTCGCGAGGTTCTCCGACACCATCGGCAAGCGCGACGAGCAGTTCAAACAGCTGCTGGCCAACGCCAACAAGGTGGCCAGTGTGCTGGGAGACCGCAGCGGTCAGATCAATGAGCTGTTGGTCAACTCCCGCACGCTGCTCGCGGCCATCAATGAACGCAGCACTGCGGTCAACTACCTCCTGGAGAACGTCTCGCAGGTCTCCCGCCAGTTCCAGGGACTGGTCAACGACAACCCCAACCTGAACAAGGTGCTCGAACAGTTGCAAACGGTCAGCGGCATCCTGGAGCGCCACAAGTTCGACCTGGCCGATTCACTGTCGACGCTGAGCAAGTTCACCGCCTCCCTGGCCGAAGCCATCGGTTCGGGACCGTACTTCAAGGTGATCCTGATCAACCTGCTCCCGGGGCAGGCCCTGCAACCGTTCATCGACGCGGCGTTCAAGAAGCGCGGCATCGACCCGGAACAGTTCTGGCGCAACGCCGGTCTGCCGGCCTTCCAGTTCCCCGACCCGAACGGGGAACGGCAACCCAACGGCGCGCCGCCGCCGGCACCGCGGGTGCTCGAAGGCACACCGGACTTCCCCGGCCCCGCCGTACCCAAGGGCTCACCGTGCTCATACACCCCGCCCGCGGACGGTATCCCGTCACCGGCGAACCCGCTGCCGTGCGCCTCGCTGACCACCGGGCCGTTCGGTGACAACCCCTATGGGCCCAACTACGGTCCGCCCCAAGGGGTTCTGACCTCACCGCCGAATCCGAACGCCCCACCACCGGCGCCCGGAGTGCCGATCGCGGGAGAGCCGGGACAGCTGCCGCCCACTGTGCCCGGCACGCCGGTGCCGATCGAGCAGGGCCCGCCCGGTGCGCGGACGCTGCCGCTGGGCCCGCCGCCCGGACCCGGACCGACTCCGGTGCCGGTGCCGGTGGTACCGCCCGCCACACCGCCGGTGCCGGGCCCCGGTCAGCAGCTCCCGCCCAATACCGTTGCCCCGCTGCCGGGTAACCCACCCTTCGTCATCCCGTCGACCACTATCGACAGCACGGGAGGCTGACAGATGTCCACGATCTTCAACGTCCGCAACATGAAAATCCCGCGGGTGTCCCGGATTACGGTGATCATCGGCGCACTCCTCCTGGTGCTGGGCCTGGTGGGGGCCGTGGCCGGCTGGCAGCTCTACAAGAAGCTGACCTACAACACCGTCGTCGCGTATTTCCCTGAGGCACTGGCCCTCTACCCGGGCGACAAGGTCCAGATCATGGGCGTCAAGGTCGGGACCATCGACAGCATCGATCCGGCCGGGGACCGGATGAAGGTCACCTTCAGCTACGAGAACAAGTACAAGGTGCCTGCGGATGTCACCGCCTCGATCCTGAACCCGAGCCTGGTGGCATCCCGGACCATCCAGTTGGCCCCGGCCTATACCGGCGGCCCAGAGTTGGAGAACAACGCCGTCATCCCGATCGAGCGCACCCAGGTACCCGTCGAATGGGACGAGCTGCGCAATCAGATCACCGACATCGTCTCGGAGCTGGGGCCGACACCCGAGCAGCCCAAGGGCCCGTTCGGCGACGTGATCGACTCGTTCGCCAACGGACTGGCGGGCAAGGGTGAACAGCTGAATACCACCCTGAATGCCTTGTCCGAGGCCGTCACTGCGCTCAACGAGGGACGCGGTGATTTCTTTGCCGTCGCCAAGAGCCTGGCGCTGTTCGTCAACGCCCTGCACCGCAGCGACCAACAGTTCGTCGAACTCAACAGCAATCTCGCCGAATTCACCGACTCGTTCACCAACAGCGACCAGGAGCTGGCGACCGCGCTCCAGGACGTCGACGGATTGCTCACTACGGCACAGCAATTCATCAACGACAATGGCTCGGAGTTGTCCACGAGTATCAACAACCTGGCTTCGGCCACGAACGCGATCCTGCAGCCGGAGCCCCGCGACGGCCTGGAGACCGCGCTGCACGTCTTCCCGAACCTGGCGGCCAACCTAGTCAACATCTACGAGCCCACCAACGGCTCGTTGAGCGCCGTCCCGGTCATCGGCAACTTCGCGAACCCACTGCAGTTCATCTGCAGCTCCATCCAGGCGGGCAGCAGGCTCGGCTACCAGGAATCAGCCGAACTGTGTGCGCAGTACCTGGCGCCGGTGCTGGATGCGATCAAGTTCAACTTCCTGCCCTTCGGTGTGAACGCGGCCTCCACGGCGGCGACGCTGCCCAAGTACGTGGCATACTCCGAGCCCCGGCTACAGCCCCCGCCGGGGTACAAGGACACCACCGTGCCCGGCATCTGGTCCCGAGACACCCTGTTCAGCCACGGCAACCATGAGCCGGGTTGGATTGTGGCGCCGGGCATGCAAGGCCTGCAGGTACAGCAGTTCACCAAGAACATGCTGACACCGGACTCGCTGGCGGCGCTGATGGGCGGACCCGACCCCGCGACGATCCCGCCGGCAGGGCCGCGCGGCGGTGCCCCGCCGAATGCCTACGACCAGAACAATCCGCTGCCCCCGCCGTGGTACCCGCAGCCGCCACCGCCGCCCGCCCCGGCTCCGAACGTGATCCCGGGACCGCTGCCACTGTCGGAGCAGGTCCCCGGCCCGGCGCCGGCCGCTCCTGCGGCCCCCGCGGAGCCCGGCCCGCGGCTGCCCGCTGAGGTGGGAGCCCCGTGATGCGCACAGTGAGAGTCGCCCGGGCCGTGGTGTGGCGCACGCTGGTTCTGGCCGTCGTGGCAATGGTGCTGGCGTCCTGCGGCTGGCGCGGTGTGGCCAACGTTCCGCTGCCGGGCGGCCCCGGTACCAGCGGCGCCAAGATGACCATCTACGTCCAGATGCCAGATACGTTGGCCCTCAACGTCAACAGCCGGGTCCGCGTCGCGGATGTGTTCGTCGGTTCGGTGCGCAAGATCGAGCTCATGAACTGGGTGGCAACCTTGACGCTGGATATCGATCCCAGCGTCCAGCTGCCCGAGAATGCCGTCGCGCGGATCGGGCAGACCAGCTTGCTGGGCACCCAGCACGTGGAATTGGATGCACCGCAGGACCCGTCGCCGCAGGAGCTGCGCGACGGAGACACCATCCCGCTGCAGCGCTCCTCTTCGTACCCGACCACCGAGCGCACGCTTGCCAGCATCGCCACCGTGCTCCGCGGCGGCGGGATCCCCAGCCTCGAGGTGATCCAGACCGAGGTCTACAACATCCTCGACGGCAACGCCGAACAGGTCCGCGCGTTCCTCGGCAAGCTCGACGTGTTCACCGAGCAGCTCAATGCCCAGCGTGAGGATCTCACCCGCGCCATCGATTCCACCAACGAGTTGTTGACCGTGGTCGCCTCCCGCAATGCCACCCTGGACCGGGTTCTCACCGAATTCCCGCCGCTGATCAAGTACTTCGCCGACCAGCGGAACCTCTTCGCCGACGCGGTGACTGCATTGGGGCGGTTCAGCCGGGCCACCGATGAGACGTTGTCGGCGGTCCGCGGCGACCTCGAGACCAACCTGCAGCTGCTGCAGCGCCCACTCGCCCAGCTCGCGCGCAGTTCGCCATACCTCGTCGGCGCACTGAGTCTGATGCTGACCGTGCCGTTCAACATCGACAACGTGCCCAAACTGGTTCGCGGTGACTACATCAACACCTCGGCGACATTCGACCTGACACTGAGCACACTGGACAACGCGTTCCTCACCGGAACCGGGTTCTCCGGCGCGCTGCGCGCTCTGGAGCAGGCGTGGGGCCGCGACGTGAACCAGATGATCCCGGATGTGCGGTACACCCCCAGTCCCAACTCGGTGCCCGGCGGCCCGCTGGTGGAGCGGGGTGAATAAACCGTGCTGACGCGCTTCATCCGAATCCAGTTGGTGCTGTTCACCGTTCTGACGGTGATCGCGCTGGTCGCGTTGGGTTGGTACTACCTGCGGCTGCCCAGCATGGCCGGGATCGGCCAGTACACGCTCAAGGCGGACCTGCCCGCCTCGGGCGGTCTGTACCCGACCGCCAACGTCACCTACCGCGGTATCACCATCGGCAAGGTGACCGATGTCGAACCCACCGAGTCGGGCGCCAAGGCCACGATGAGCATCGAGAACCGGTACCAGATCCCGGTGGATGCGTCGGCCAATGTGCACTCGGTATCGGCGATCGGCGAGCAGTACCTTGACCTGGTGTCGGAAGGCAATCCGGGACAGTTCTTCTCGTCCGGTCAGACCATCACCACCGGGACGGTGCCGCGGGAGATCGGGCCGGCCCTCGATGCCGCCGACCGCGGTCTGTCCGTGCTGCCGAAGGAGAAGATCTCGGGGTTACTCGACGAGACGGCGATGGCCGTCGGCGGGCTCGGCCCGGCCCTGCAGCGTCTCGTCGACGGCACGCAGGCGATCGTGAACGACTTCGACACCAATATCGGCGACGTCAACGACATCATCGACAATTCCGCGCCGATCATCGACAGCCAGGTCAACTCCGGCGACGCGATTCGGCGCTGGGCTGCGAACCTGAACAATATTGCGGGCCAGGCTGCGCAGCAGGACCAGGCGTTGCGCAGCGGCCTGGCCAAGGCCGGTCCCACCGCCGAGCAGGTGACGTCGGTGTTCAGCAATGTGCAGGAGGCGCTGCCACAGACCCTGGCGAACCTGTCGATCGTGCTGGACATGCTCAAGCGATACAACAAGGGCCTGGAGCAGACGCTGGTGATCCTGCCGCAGGGCGCAGCGATTGCACAGACGGTGACTGCCCCGTTCAAGGACGCCGCCGCGTTGAACTTCAGCTTGACGATCAACCAACCACCACCGTGCCTGACGGGGTTCCTGCCGGCCAGCGAATGGCGTTCACCCGCGGACACCACGACGCTGCCGCTGCCGAGCAACACCTACTGCAAGATTCCGAAGGACACCCCGGCCAACGTGGTGCGCGGCGCCCGGAACTATCCCTGCGCCGACGTCCCCGGTAAGACGGCGGCCACCCCGCGGGAGTGCCGTAGCGAGGACCCGTATGTGCCGCTGGGCACGAACCCGTGGTACGGCGACCCGAACCAGGTGCTGAACTGTCCGGCCCCAGGTGCGCGCTGTGACCAGCCGGTCAATCCGGGGCGGGTCATCCCGGCGCCGTCGGTCAACAGCGGCGTCAACCCACTACCGGCGGGCATGCTGCCGCCGCCACTGCCCCCCGTCAGCGATCCGCTGAGCCCGCCGGGGAGCGGTTCGGTGCAGTGCAGTGGCCAACAACCCAATCCCTGCATCTACACTCCGGCACCAGGCGCTGCGATCTACAACCCGCAGGCCGGTGAGGTAGTGGGCCCGGACGGGGTCAGGTACTCCGTGCGCAATTCGACGAACACAGGAGAAGAGGGATGGAAGGAGATGCTGGCGCCCGCCAGCTGAATCCCGACGACCCGGGCCAGGCTGAACGCGCAGATGCGCCGGAGGCGGCCGAATCGGCAGCACCTGCCTTGACCACCGACACCGCAGGTGGGCCGACATCGCGTCTGGCCTCACGCGGCTGGTTCGTCGGGGTGTGCACCGCCCTGCTGGTCCTGGCGGCCGCGGTGGCCACCGCCGGCTACCTCGCCCTGCGTTCGAACCAGGACGCCGGTGCGGTGGCACAGGCCGAGGCCGAAGCCACCCAGGCGGCCAAGGACTGCGTGGCAGCCACGCAGGCGCCGGACACCGCGGCGATGGCCGAGAGCCAGCAAAAGATCATCAATTGCGCCACCGGCGATTACGGTGCCCAGGCCACGCTCTACAGCGGCGTGCTGGTGGAGGCGTACCAGGCCGCCAACGCCCAGGTCCAAGTCACCGACATGCGGGCGGCGGTGGAGCGTCACAACGACGACGGCTCCATGGACGTGCTGGTGGCGCTGCGGGTGAAACTCTCGAATTCCGAAGTGCAGCAACAGGAGACCGGCTACCGGCTGCGGGTCCAGATGGCACCGGACGGCGGCACCTACAAGATCGCCCGCCTCGACCAGGTGACGACGTGACCACCGTGCTCGACGACACCACCGATGCGCACCCCGAGGCTCCGCCCGCTGAAGGGGTTGCGGCCGGCGTAACGCCGGCACTGGCGGGCTGGTGGGCACGGGTCGGTGCGTTTGCCATCGATGTCCTCATCGGGACGCTCACTGTGGTCACGCTGGCGTTGGTCGCCTGGTCGACCGAGCAGCGCAGTTGGCTGTGGTGGGTGTGCGTGCTCACCGCCGGTGTGGTGCTGCTCGCCGTTGCGGTCAACCGGTTGTTGTTGCCGGCGCTGACCGGATGGAGCCTGGGTCGTGCGCTGCTGGGTCTGCGGGTGGTGCGCCGCGACGGTGCTGCCGCCGGGCCGTGGCTGCTGCTGCTGCGCGACCTCGGCCATCTGCTCGACACCGCGGCGGTGTTCCTCGGCTGGCTGTGGCCACTGTGGGATTCGCGTAACCGCACCTTGGCCGATCTGCTCGTGGGCACCGAAGTACACCGGACCGCGCAGCGGCCGGCCCGCGCCGGTGCGTTCACCGCCATCGCGGTGACGGCTACGGCCGTGGTCGCCGTCACCGCCGCCGTTCTGAGTTATTTCGTGGTGTACCAAACAGATCTGCGGGTGGCACAGGCGCGGGAACAGTTGTCCGTAGAGGGGCCGAAGGTCGTTGAGGGGATGCTCAGCTACGACACCGCCACCCTGCAGGCCGATTTCGAGCGGGCCCGGGGCCTGGTGACCGACGGTTACCGGGAGCAACTGGTGGCACAGCAGGAGGCGATCTCGAAATCCGTTGCGGTGGCCAATGACTACTGGACCGCCAACAGTGCCGTACTGACCAACACCACCGACCGGGGCACCATGCTGCTCGCCCTGCAGGGCCAGCGGGGGACACCACCACAGCAGCGGTTCATCACGGCGACGGTGAAGGTCGACTTCGAGAAGTCCGGCGGACAGTGGCGGGTCAACTCCCTGGCGGTGCTGGCGAGGCCCAAGGCCGAGGGGCCGGCGCAGTGAGCCCGCGCCGCAAGCTCGATCCCGCCGCCCCGGACACGTTCAGTGACCGGCCGCCGCCGCGTCCGCGTCGTGTTGGTCTGGCCGTGCTGGTGTCGGCAGCGGCCGCGATCGTCATCGCCGCGCTCACCGTGAGCACGTTGCTGCTGATCACCCATGAGAAACACCGCCGCGCGGCTGTCAAAGACGTAGCGGTGATCAGCTACGTGCGCTCCTTCATGACGCAGTACACCTCGCCAGATCCCTTGCACGCCAACGACTATGCCGATCAGGTGCTGGCGCAGGCGACCGGTCAGCTGGCGAAGGTCTACCAGGAGCGGATCAACGAGATCGTGGTGCAGGTCGCCCAGGCCGAGCGGACCCGGGGGACGGTCCTCGATGCCGGCGTCGAGCGGTGGAATGGTGACGGCAGCGCCGACGTCGTGGTGGCCACCAAGACGGTGACCACGATGCCCGACGGAAAGACCTTCGAGGGCGGCTCCCGGTGGGTGGCCACCGCGACCCAGGAAGGAGACCAGTGGAAGATCAGCAATCTGCTGCAGGTGATCTGACTCCGCAGGACACCGATCAGGACGCGGAGGCCACCGCGGAGCAGGTTTCCTCCCGTCGGCACCGGATGCCGGTCGGCAAAGCGCGCCGGGCGGCCGCCACGGCGGAACCGCCGAGCGCGGAAAACCCGGTTGCGCCAGAGGGTCTGGATGAGGAAGCCACCGCCGATACCGGCCCGCAGCCCGACGGGGACCCGGTGGCGTATGCCGGGAGGCAGCCCGCTCCCCGGTGGGCTGTTGCCGGGATAGCCGTGGCCGCAACACTGTTCGTCAGCGCCGGTGCCTTCGCCGGCGCGACTGCCCAGCCGTATCTGGCGCAGCGGGCTCTGGTGGACACCAAACTCGACATCGCGCGCACGGCGGCCGAAGCCATCACGACGCTGTGGACCTACACCCCGGACAATATGGAATCGCTGGCCGACAGATCGGCCCGGTTCCTCGGTGGGGACTTCGAGGCGCAGTACCGCAAGTACGTCGACGCGATCGCGCCGACCAACAAGCAGGCTCAGGTCACCAACAACACCCAGGTGGTCGGCACAGCCGTCGAGTCGCTCGACGGTGCCGACGCCACCGCCATCGTGTACACGAACTCCACGGCCACCAGTCCGCTGACCAAGGGCATTCCGTCCATGCGTTACCTGTCCTACCGGCTCACCCTGCAGCGGAACGCGTCCACCTGGCTGGTGACCAGCATGAACACCATCACCTCCCTGGATCTCACACCCCAGATCTGAGGGTCTGGCAGCCGCCGGACCTTCCGAAACGTCAATAAACTGGTCGCGGTCGTGTACATTCCTACGGCACGCTGTGGGCGGTTGAGGTGCGCCGTGTCGGGGCGCCGCACCGGTCCGCCGCAGCGGGCACGACTCGGGCGGTTCAGCCCCATCTGAGTCGGGGGCGGACACCGGGGAAGGGCGTGGTGGCCATGGGCCGAAATGTCACGGCCTCCCCGGTGTCTGAAAAGTTCACCACCGCCGCACTTCTCCTGATGACCTTCGCCACGGGACTGGTCGACGCCGTCAGCGTGCTGGCGCTGGGCCATGTGTTCGTGGCCAACATGACCGGCAATGTGATCTTCCTGGGGTTCTGGTTCGTCCCGCATTCCGGTGTCGACCTGACCGCCGCGGTGGTGGCATTCCTCGGATTCCTCATCGGCACAGTCATCGGCGGCCGGTTCACCCGCCACCTCGACCACGATGTGCGGTTGTGGTTGACGGTCGCGCTGGGAACCGAGGTGGTGCTGCTGCTGGTGTTGTCGATCCTGGCCGGCACCGGCGTGCTCGACTATCAGGACAACGGAAAGCTGGTCCTCATCGCCGGTTTGGCGGTGGCGTTCGGCAATCAGAATGCCGCGGCGCGCCAGTTCGGGGTGCAGGAGCTCAGCACCACGGTCCTGACGCAGACCATCGTGGGCATCGGGGTGGACAGCCGGCTGGCCGGGGGGACGGGAGATCGTGAAAAGCTGCGGTACGGCGTGGTTTTCACGATGCTCGCCGGCGCGGCGGTGGGCGCGACGATGACGCTGGTGGCGGTGGCTCCGGTGATCACGCTGGCGGCTGTGGTGGTGGGGGCAGCGTTGCTGATTTTCCGCTATGGTCCGGCGGCTCCGGCACGCGGATAGCGTTGCGTGCCACGTCGATGCCCGGCGTGACGGCCCGGCTGACTCCCCGACGATTCCGGCGACTGAAGTCTGCGTCGGACTGATACGACGGAGCTAGACGCCGCCGGGGGACCAGGGGTCGACGGGCACGACGCCGCGTGTGCGGCCTTCATCGTCGAGCAGGTGGCCGTTGACTTTGGACATCCGCAGAACGAGCCGCCGGTCGGTGATCGTGAGTGCGGGATGGGCCGCGAGCAGGCGGGTTTCGATGTCGGCGAGGTGTTCGGCGGCGCGCAGATTGACGACCAGCAGCAGGTTGCTGCTGTGCACCACCGCTGCGCAGAATCGGATCTCACTCCAGGACCCGACGTGGTGTCCGACGGTGTCGAGTTCTTGGTGGGGGACACTGGCCCAGATCAAAGCGGCCAGTGGCCAGCCGGCCATTGGGCGGGCCATGTCCGCGCGCAATGCGAAGTGACCCGAGCGGCGCATACGTTCCAGACGGCGTCGCACGCTTTGCGGGGTCTCGCCGAGCTCCCGCCAGCTCGGTGAAGCTGCGCCTCGCGTCGGCGGCGAGTGCGAGGAACAGCGCCCGGTCGGTGGAATCCACCGTGACGTGGTGCAGTGGGCGTTCGGCGTCAGGACGCATCTGTTCGGACTGAGTGCGGTTGAGGATGCTCAGCCGCCAGTGCGGCCCGCCGTAGAGACGGGTGTAGACCGTCGAGCGCCGCGCCAGGGCCTGCACGTGCTGTAGCGGCCCGAACAGTGACCGGGCCAGGGCATCCGGGGTGGGAGCGACGGTCAACGCATACACATCGAAGTCGCCGGTGGTGCGGGCGACGGTGAAGACGTGTGGCATCGCGCAGAGTTGATCGATCACGTCCTCGGTCGCGCCTGGCTGGCAGGAGAACTCGAGGATGGCTCCGCGGAACAGCCGCGGACCCATCGTGGAACCGCTCCACACGACGCGCTCCGCCACAAGCCTTGCCCAGTGACGGGACACGGTCATCGCTGAAACGTCGAGGATCGCCCCGATCTTCGACCAACTGGCGCGCGGGTTGACCTGAACGGCGTCGACCAATTCGAGGTCAGTTTCGGTCAACACTTAACCCTCCCGGCACGACTCGACACACAATCCCACACCAGCGATGCCGGCGGCGTGGATTTCGTGCGCCTCGAACCACGCGGCAGTTGCAGGTCAGACCATTGTGTCGGCCATGTCGAATGGGCCGTCAGTTCGAGCGAGGGGAGCACCGATGATCGAAGCCCCGCCCGCGAGTGGAGAACTCGCGTGAGCCGATTGATCCTGCGCGCGGCTACCGTGGTGGACGGCACGGGCGCGGATCCGTACCGCGCCGATGTGACGACCACAGGGATGCACATCACCGACATCGCCGGCACGGGTTCCGCCGTCACCGACGGCGCGCAGGTGATCGATGCCGACGGTCTCGTGTTGGCCCCCGGTTTCATCGACACACACTCCCACGCCGACAACGCCGCGTTCCTCCCCGAACCTGATCTCAGCAAGATCAGTCAGGGAGTGACCACCGAAGTCACCGGCAATTGCGGCTTCTCCCTGGCGCCCTGCCCGCCGGAGCGCCGAGACGAGATGCGGGCCCTCGTCGGGCGGATCTTCCCACCGCTGGACTTCGCGTGGAGCGAGGTGTCCGAGCTGTATGGGACCACCGATCGTGCCGGGTACACCATCAACGCTGTGCCCTTGACCGGTCACAGCACAGTACGTACCGCGGCGATGGGTCTCGAGGACCGCGCTCCCACCGCCGACGAACTGGCCCGCATGCGAGCCGGGCTGCGGGAGGCGATCGAAGCTGGGTCGTGGGGTCTGTCGTCCGGCCTGATCTACCCGCCGGGAATGTTCGGTGACGTTGACGAACTCGTCGCGTTGGCCGCGGAATTGCCCGAAGGTGCGGTCTATGCCACCCATATGCGTGGCGAGGGCCGCCAAATTCTCGATAGCGTTGACGAAGCTGTCGCGGTTGCGCGGCGCGCGGGCTGCCGGCTGCAGGTCTCCCACCTCAAAGCCGCCGGGCGCGGAGCGTGGGGTCTGGTTCCGAAAGCGCTGAAGCGCCTGGACTCCGCCCGGGCACAGGGCGTCATCGTGCATCACGACGTCTACCCCTACGTGGCCAACAGCACCATGCTCTCCGCCTGCCTGCCGCCA
Proteins encoded:
- a CDS encoding N-acyl-D-amino-acid deacylase family protein; this encodes MSRLILRAATVVDGTGADPYRADVTTTGMHITDIAGTGSAVTDGAQVIDADGLVLAPGFIDTHSHADNAAFLPEPDLSKISQGVTTEVTGNCGFSLAPCPPERRDEMRALVGRIFPPLDFAWSEVSELYGTTDRAGYTINAVPLTGHSTVRTAAMGLEDRAPTADELARMRAGLREAIEAGSWGLSSGLIYPPGMFGDVDELVALAAELPEGAVYATHMRGEGRQILDSVDEAVAVARRAGCRLQVSHLKAAGRGAWGLVPKALKRLDSARAQGVIVHHDVYPYVANSTMLSACLPPWFQDGGHEATMRRLHDSAALARAETDLAHDDGTWENWVGGSGYHNIVVATTATHLEEGLTLDEVAAARGVSAFGALIALLLENELSASMCVFAMDEGDVEAALLGTGAMIGSDGLPPGTGGKPHPRLYGTFTRVLGRYVRERALLSLPEAVAMMTSRPAAAFRLRDRGVLRRGAIADLVLLNPDTVTDRATFSEPHQLSEGIELVVLGGRPAYASGRALSPRAGLRLRPEAHSRAPRS